The following proteins are co-located in the Synechococcus sp. PROS-U-1 genome:
- the gndA gene encoding NADP-dependent phosphogluconate dehydrogenase has protein sequence MSKSHFGLIGLGVMGENLVLNAERNGFSSVVYNRTYAKTEDFLNGRGREKNIQGATDLEDFVGKLERPRRILMMVKAGPAVDAVVDQLSPYLEEGDLLIDGGNSDYHDTERRVKQLESKSFGFIGMGVSGGAKGALEGPSMMPGGTKASYEAIESLVNKMAAQVEDGPCVTYIGPGGSGHLVKTVHNGIEYGIEQILAEGYDLMKRVKGMTGVQMADVLGQWNATEELSSYLVEITEVCLRTKDPEDGTDLVEKITDQAGQKGTGLWTVVTALQMGASVPTIYASLNARVMSSMRPQRMAAESILKGPAIKDFDLGTPDDAMSPLMDATVLSCIASYAQGMELLRIASQDLDYELHMPSIAQIWKGGCIIRARLLKRIQDAFDADPQLPNLMVDPWFAEQINRRLPGLAKVVAGAAEAGIPVPCFSSTLDYINSYRSGRLPQNLVQAMRDCFGSHTYQRVDKEGTFHTEWLS, from the coding sequence ATGTCCAAGTCTCACTTCGGCCTCATCGGTCTCGGCGTGATGGGGGAAAACCTCGTCCTCAATGCGGAGCGCAATGGCTTCTCCAGCGTTGTCTACAACCGCACCTATGCGAAGACTGAAGACTTCCTCAATGGTCGCGGCAGGGAGAAGAACATCCAGGGCGCCACGGATCTTGAAGACTTCGTCGGCAAACTTGAACGCCCCCGCCGGATTTTGATGATGGTGAAGGCGGGCCCTGCAGTTGATGCTGTGGTGGATCAGCTTTCTCCCTATCTGGAAGAAGGAGATCTGCTGATTGATGGTGGTAACTCTGATTATCACGACACCGAACGCCGGGTGAAGCAGCTCGAAAGTAAGAGTTTTGGCTTCATCGGCATGGGTGTCTCCGGTGGTGCAAAAGGCGCCTTGGAGGGGCCAAGCATGATGCCCGGGGGGACGAAAGCCTCCTATGAGGCCATCGAGAGCCTCGTGAACAAGATGGCGGCACAGGTCGAGGATGGCCCCTGTGTCACCTATATCGGCCCCGGTGGATCAGGTCATCTGGTCAAGACGGTCCACAACGGCATCGAGTACGGCATCGAGCAGATCCTTGCCGAGGGCTACGACCTGATGAAGCGGGTCAAGGGAATGACCGGTGTGCAGATGGCTGATGTTCTCGGTCAATGGAATGCCACTGAGGAGTTGTCGTCCTACCTGGTGGAGATCACGGAGGTGTGTCTGCGCACCAAGGATCCTGAAGATGGAACCGATCTGGTCGAGAAAATCACGGATCAGGCTGGCCAGAAGGGGACGGGCCTCTGGACTGTGGTGACTGCACTGCAGATGGGTGCCTCGGTTCCCACCATCTATGCATCGCTCAATGCGCGTGTGATGAGCTCCATGAGGCCCCAACGGATGGCGGCTGAATCCATCCTCAAGGGCCCAGCAATCAAGGACTTTGATCTGGGGACGCCTGACGATGCCATGTCTCCGTTGATGGATGCCACGGTGCTGAGCTGCATCGCCAGTTATGCCCAGGGCATGGAACTGCTCCGCATTGCGTCCCAGGATCTCGACTATGAGCTCCATATGCCTTCCATCGCTCAGATCTGGAAAGGCGGCTGCATCATTCGCGCGCGCCTGCTCAAGCGGATTCAGGATGCCTTTGACGCTGATCCCCAACTGCCCAACCTGATGGTGGATCCTTGGTTCGCCGAGCAGATCAACCGCCGTCTCCCCGGCCTGGCCAAGGTGGTTGCCGGTGCTGCCGAAGCTGGCATTCCGGTTCCCTGCTTCAGCAGCACCCTCGACTACATCAACAGCTACCGCTCAGGTCGCCTTCCCCAGAACCTGGTTCAGGCGATGCGCGACTGTTTCGGGTCCCACACCTATCAACGGGTCGACAAGGAGGGAACGTTCCACACCGAATGGCTCAGCTGA
- the pgl gene encoding 6-phosphogluconolactonase, which produces MTNYRVERARDPQDLARRAAETIAAQIDLALDQRDRCQIALSGGSTPASAYSLLGQERLPWDRVDVVLGDERWVAAEDESSNAGMLRRTLLAPGPGSSAAFHPVPTVELESPEASALAFAEQVSQLCSGVPPVFDVMLLGLGDDGHTASLFPGTEAPAVVDRWTTIGRGKGLDRITLTAPVLSAARQVIFLVSGAGKQEALRRLLDPSESADRTPARLVQPASDVLVLADQDAAAGL; this is translated from the coding sequence ATGACGAACTACCGCGTCGAGCGGGCGAGGGATCCTCAGGACCTTGCCCGCCGGGCTGCCGAAACAATCGCTGCCCAGATCGATCTTGCTCTGGATCAACGGGATCGCTGCCAGATTGCACTCTCTGGTGGCAGTACCCCTGCCAGTGCCTATTCACTGCTTGGTCAGGAGAGGCTGCCCTGGGATCGGGTGGATGTGGTGCTCGGTGACGAGCGTTGGGTTGCTGCCGAAGATGAATCCAGTAATGCGGGCATGCTTCGGCGCACCCTGCTTGCCCCTGGGCCTGGATCTTCTGCTGCCTTTCACCCGGTGCCCACGGTGGAACTTGAGAGCCCGGAGGCCAGTGCGCTTGCCTTTGCTGAACAGGTTTCCCAGCTTTGCTCGGGGGTTCCTCCCGTGTTCGATGTGATGTTGCTTGGGCTTGGCGACGATGGTCACACCGCATCCCTTTTTCCCGGTACGGAAGCTCCAGCGGTGGTGGATCGCTGGACAACCATTGGTCGAGGAAAGGGGTTGGATCGCATCACCTTGACGGCTCCTGTGCTCAGTGCCGCCCGACAAGTGATTTTTCTGGTGAGTGGGGCCGGCAAGCAGGAAGCCCTGCGGCGACTGCTGGATCCTTCAGAGTCCGCCGATCGCACTCCCGCACGGCTGGTTCAGCCTGCTAGTGATGTGCTGGTCCTTGCTGATCAGGATGCAGCCGCCGGCCTCTGA
- a CDS encoding CIA30 family protein yields the protein MQPPASEQILFQGSDFADWASLNDTIMGGRSRAGCHVSPEGLLLEGDLVETGGGFVSCRSPRLQPPLDLSPFSALQLDVEGEGRTLKIAIGCRDGAMGLTELIPGGLRWVVDAATDPNGVTRLVVPFTDLRPTVRAKPVGLPLRFDPSGITRIQVLHSKFGGAGDLNPGFRPGSIRMLIRSIRALP from the coding sequence ATGCAGCCGCCGGCCTCTGAACAGATTCTTTTCCAGGGCAGCGATTTCGCTGACTGGGCCAGCTTGAATGACACCATCATGGGCGGCCGATCCCGCGCCGGATGTCATGTCTCCCCGGAGGGACTTTTGCTCGAGGGGGATTTGGTGGAAACCGGTGGCGGTTTTGTCAGCTGTCGATCGCCCCGCCTGCAGCCCCCGCTCGACCTGTCTCCTTTCTCCGCTTTGCAGCTGGATGTTGAGGGAGAGGGCCGAACCCTGAAGATTGCCATCGGTTGCCGGGATGGGGCGATGGGGCTTACCGAGTTGATTCCTGGTGGTCTGCGCTGGGTCGTTGATGCTGCAACTGATCCAAATGGGGTGACCCGCTTGGTCGTGCCCTTCACCGATCTCAGGCCCACGGTGCGTGCCAAGCCAGTTGGTTTGCCGCTGCGCTTCGATCCCAGTGGCATCACGCGCATTCAGGTACTGCATTCCAAGTTCGGCGGTGCGGGCGATCTCAATCCAGGCTTCCGCCCCGGCTCCATACGAATGCTGATTCGATCCATCCGCGCCTTGCCCTAA
- the ilvD gene encoding dihydroxy-acid dehydratase: protein MLRSDAVTKGIQRSPNRAMLRAVGFGDSDFGKPILGIANGYSTITPCNVGLNDLSKRAEEAARKAGGMPQMFGTITVSDGISMGTEGMKYSLVSREVIADAIETACNGQSMDGVLAVGGCDKNMPGAMLAMARMNIPSVFVYGGTIKPGKLGGCDLTVVSAFEAVGQLTSGKIDEAQLTAVEKNACPGAGSCGGMFTANTMSAAIETMGLSLPYSSTMAAEDEEKADSAARSAEVLVDAVKANIRPLDLLTKEAFENAISVIMAVGGSTNAVLHLLAIARTAGVDLSIDDFERIRQRVPVICDLKPSGRYVTVDLHNAGGIPQVMKLLLDAGLLHGDCRTVEGKSLKELLADVPSQPSSGQDVIRPLSNPMYAKGHLAILKGNLATEGSVAKISGVKTPVLTGPARVFESEEDCLAAILDKQIKAGDVVVVRYEGPVGGPGMREMLAPTSAIVGQGLGDKVALITDGRFSGGTYGLVVGHVAPEAAVGGTIGLVQEGDSITVDADQLLLQLNVDEAELERRRAGWTKPQPRYRNGILGKYARLVSSSSRGATTDHDD, encoded by the coding sequence ATGCTTCGCTCCGACGCCGTCACCAAGGGGATTCAGCGGTCTCCCAACCGGGCCATGCTTCGGGCCGTTGGATTTGGAGACAGTGATTTTGGCAAGCCGATCCTGGGCATTGCCAACGGCTACAGCACCATCACCCCCTGCAATGTGGGGCTGAATGACCTGTCCAAACGGGCTGAAGAAGCAGCCCGGAAGGCCGGAGGCATGCCTCAGATGTTTGGAACCATCACCGTGAGTGATGGCATTTCCATGGGCACCGAAGGGATGAAGTACTCCCTGGTGAGTCGGGAGGTGATTGCCGACGCCATCGAAACGGCCTGCAACGGGCAGAGCATGGATGGCGTGCTGGCTGTTGGTGGCTGCGACAAAAACATGCCAGGCGCGATGCTGGCCATGGCACGGATGAACATTCCTTCGGTGTTCGTCTACGGCGGCACGATCAAGCCGGGCAAGCTTGGCGGTTGTGATCTCACCGTCGTGAGCGCTTTTGAAGCCGTCGGCCAGCTGACCAGCGGCAAGATCGATGAAGCGCAGCTCACCGCAGTTGAAAAAAATGCCTGCCCAGGTGCTGGCAGTTGCGGCGGCATGTTCACCGCCAACACCATGAGCGCCGCCATCGAAACGATGGGACTCAGCCTCCCCTACAGCTCAACGATGGCAGCGGAGGACGAGGAAAAAGCCGACAGTGCCGCTCGCTCCGCTGAAGTGCTGGTGGACGCGGTAAAAGCAAACATCCGCCCCCTCGATCTGCTCACCAAAGAGGCCTTTGAAAACGCCATCAGCGTGATCATGGCTGTGGGTGGCTCCACCAATGCCGTGCTCCACCTGCTGGCCATTGCCCGCACGGCAGGCGTTGACCTGAGCATTGACGACTTCGAACGAATCCGTCAGCGCGTGCCGGTGATCTGCGACCTCAAGCCAAGCGGTCGCTACGTGACCGTCGATCTGCACAATGCCGGCGGTATCCCCCAGGTGATGAAGCTGTTGCTCGATGCCGGACTGCTGCATGGGGACTGCCGCACGGTGGAAGGAAAAAGCTTGAAGGAGCTTTTGGCGGACGTTCCTTCACAGCCCTCCTCAGGCCAGGACGTGATCCGGCCGCTGAGCAACCCCATGTACGCCAAGGGACACCTGGCGATCCTCAAGGGCAACCTGGCGACAGAAGGCAGCGTGGCCAAGATCAGCGGTGTGAAAACGCCTGTGCTCACTGGACCAGCACGGGTGTTCGAAAGCGAGGAAGACTGCCTGGCTGCCATCCTCGACAAGCAGATCAAGGCCGGTGACGTGGTCGTCGTCCGCTACGAGGGGCCCGTCGGTGGACCTGGCATGCGGGAAATGCTGGCTCCCACCTCAGCGATCGTGGGACAAGGCCTTGGGGACAAGGTCGCTCTGATCACCGATGGGCGCTTCAGCGGTGGCACCTACGGCCTCGTTGTGGGCCACGTTGCTCCGGAGGCCGCCGTCGGAGGAACCATCGGTCTGGTTCAGGAAGGCGACAGCATCACCGTCGATGCCGACCAACTGCTGCTTCAACTGAACGTGGATGAGGCCGAACTGGAGCGTCGTCGTGCGGGTTGGACCAAACCGCAACCGCGCTATCGGAACGGAATTCTCGGCAAATACGCACGGCTCGTCTCCAGCTCGAGTCGAGGCGCCACAACCGATCACGACGACTGA
- a CDS encoding uracil phosphoribosyltransferase, whose product MAMSLRVVVPPHPLIGHWLTMLRHRETPPALYATALQELGRWLTYEALRDWLPHRRDTVPGMEGDTEGTIVEASVPLIAIPVLPGGLELWQGGRSVLPDASLCLGTCPQEIEANAGVILFVDQIRDGQATLKLLQGLQDKGVEGRRLRLITALCASPGLKLLGETIPDLTLHTACIDEGLGEQGEIRPGIGDPVRRLNLRH is encoded by the coding sequence ATGGCCATGAGCCTGCGGGTGGTGGTTCCACCCCATCCCCTGATCGGTCATTGGCTGACGATGCTGCGGCACCGGGAAACCCCACCGGCCCTCTATGCCACTGCACTGCAGGAACTGGGCCGTTGGCTCACCTACGAAGCCCTGCGGGACTGGTTGCCCCATCGTCGCGACACGGTGCCCGGAATGGAGGGAGACACCGAGGGAACCATCGTTGAGGCTTCTGTGCCGCTGATCGCGATCCCGGTTCTTCCGGGCGGCCTTGAGCTGTGGCAAGGAGGACGATCGGTGCTTCCAGATGCATCTCTTTGTTTGGGGACATGCCCGCAGGAGATTGAGGCCAACGCGGGGGTGATTCTCTTTGTTGATCAGATCCGCGATGGCCAGGCCACGCTCAAGCTCCTGCAGGGGTTGCAAGACAAGGGTGTTGAGGGCCGGCGGCTGCGTTTGATCACCGCGTTGTGTGCCAGTCCGGGGCTGAAGCTGCTGGGAGAAACGATTCCCGACCTCACGCTGCACACCGCTTGCATCGACGAAGGTCTTGGGGAACAAGGCGAGATTCGTCCGGGCATCGGTGACCCTGTGCGAAGGCTCAACCTCAGACATTGA
- a CDS encoding pentapeptide repeat-containing protein has translation MASLLAVILLGLITVVWPESAQAITAPELRGQFAVQEISSDMHGLDLKEKEFLKADLRDVNLSGTDLRGAVINTSQLQGADLRDADLSDVVGFASHFEGADLRGANFTNAMMMQSRFTDAQIDGADFTNAVIDLPQQRALCARADGSNPISGVSTRESLGCRP, from the coding sequence ATGGCCTCGCTGCTGGCGGTGATCCTTCTGGGATTGATCACTGTTGTCTGGCCTGAATCAGCGCAGGCGATCACGGCTCCGGAACTCCGTGGACAGTTTGCAGTTCAGGAGATCAGCTCCGACATGCACGGCCTCGATCTCAAGGAGAAAGAGTTCCTCAAGGCCGATCTTCGTGACGTGAATCTCAGTGGTACAGATCTGCGGGGAGCTGTGATCAACACCTCTCAACTTCAGGGCGCCGACCTGCGCGATGCCGATCTCTCCGATGTCGTCGGCTTTGCCAGTCACTTCGAGGGCGCCGATCTGCGTGGTGCCAACTTCACCAACGCGATGATGATGCAAAGCCGTTTTACCGACGCGCAGATCGATGGTGCTGATTTCACCAACGCCGTGATTGATCTGCCTCAGCAGCGGGCCCTTTGCGCCAGGGCTGATGGCTCCAATCCGATCAGTGGTGTCTCCACTCGTGAGAGCCTGGGCTGTCGCCCTTAA
- the cobW gene encoding cobalamin biosynthesis protein CobW — protein MPKRLPVTVITGFLGAGKTTVLRHLLTRGGQRLAVMVNEFGSVGLDGDLIRSCGFCPDEDLDGRLVELNNGCLCCTVQDDFLPTMEKLLERADQLDGIVVETSGLALPRPLLQALDWPAIRSQVHVNGVVTLVDGEALAQGSPVADPDALERQRAEDPSLDHLTAIDELFEDQLHAADLVLISRADRLEASAMADVRERIKDKVRAGTALLPVSQGQVETSVVLGLDHQAQHDHDHDHHHDHDHHDHSHVAMVGSNVRVEGSLDRQALEQLLPKLVRDQQVVRLKGRVWLQDKTLPLQVQMVGPRLNSWFEVAPSHAWRPEAGCGADLVVLALNNSAASAVESSLQRLVQATPAKASTAAATPES, from the coding sequence ATGCCAAAGCGTCTACCGGTGACCGTGATCACTGGGTTTCTTGGGGCCGGTAAGACCACAGTGCTGCGCCATTTGCTCACCCGTGGTGGTCAGCGTCTGGCGGTCATGGTCAATGAATTCGGCAGTGTGGGGCTTGATGGTGATTTGATCCGCAGTTGCGGCTTCTGTCCTGACGAAGATCTGGACGGCCGTCTGGTGGAGCTGAACAACGGCTGCCTCTGTTGCACGGTTCAGGATGACTTCCTGCCGACGATGGAGAAGCTGCTGGAGCGGGCGGATCAGCTGGATGGAATCGTTGTTGAAACCAGCGGTCTGGCCTTGCCACGGCCCCTGCTTCAGGCCTTGGATTGGCCCGCCATCCGCAGCCAAGTCCATGTGAATGGTGTGGTGACGCTGGTGGATGGCGAGGCCCTGGCTCAGGGCAGTCCTGTGGCTGACCCTGATGCTCTGGAGCGGCAGCGTGCAGAGGACCCCAGCTTGGATCACCTCACAGCCATCGACGAATTATTTGAGGATCAACTCCATGCCGCCGATCTGGTTTTGATCAGTCGGGCCGATCGTCTTGAAGCATCGGCGATGGCTGATGTACGGGAGCGAATTAAAGACAAAGTGCGCGCAGGAACCGCACTGCTTCCTGTCTCTCAGGGGCAGGTGGAGACATCCGTTGTACTGGGACTGGACCACCAGGCCCAGCACGATCACGATCACGATCACCACCACGACCACGATCATCACGACCACAGCCATGTCGCGATGGTCGGCAGCAATGTGCGTGTCGAAGGCTCTCTGGATCGCCAGGCCCTTGAGCAGCTTTTGCCCAAGCTTGTGAGGGATCAGCAGGTCGTTCGACTGAAAGGGCGTGTCTGGTTACAGGACAAAACGCTCCCTCTCCAGGTCCAAATGGTTGGCCCTCGCTTGAACAGTTGGTTTGAAGTCGCCCCCAGCCATGCCTGGAGGCCTGAGGCCGGCTGCGGTGCGGATTTGGTCGTGCTGGCGTTGAACAACTCCGCGGCTTCGGCTGTGGAAAGCAGTCTTCAGAGGCTTGTGCAAGCCACACCGGCCAAGGCCAGCACTGCAGCTGCCACGCCAGAGAGCTGA
- a CDS encoding DMT family transporter, whose protein sequence is MTGVLAALGAAMAWTGASALWRSLTGRMTAIRLNAMKNGLASLLFLPVLLTLPMDNGGWAVVLLLISGLVGIAAGDSFYLGALRRLGTRRTLTVEASGPVLASIAGVVVMGDSLSSRTWLGAILVSGAVVLIALQANETGCSKQGGKGSELSTGLVFALTAVVCGLSGAFLARHVLVTTDLTPLQTAAIRLLGGWIGLLPLLRGIRGRVAITRREQFRLVVATVIGTNAGILLQQVVLQTMPVGEGVTLMATAPVMALFVGRMEGDPIQLSGVAAAVLALAGVACTSL, encoded by the coding sequence ATGACGGGAGTTCTGGCGGCCCTCGGAGCGGCCATGGCCTGGACGGGAGCCAGTGCACTCTGGCGTTCATTGACGGGTCGGATGACGGCGATCCGGCTCAATGCCATGAAAAACGGCCTGGCGAGCCTGCTGTTTCTGCCGGTTCTGCTCACACTTCCGATGGACAACGGCGGATGGGCCGTAGTGCTGCTGTTGATCAGCGGCTTGGTCGGCATTGCAGCCGGAGACAGTTTTTACCTCGGAGCCTTACGGCGACTGGGCACCCGACGCACCCTCACCGTTGAAGCCAGCGGACCAGTGCTGGCAAGCATCGCTGGGGTCGTTGTGATGGGGGACAGCTTGAGCTCGAGGACCTGGCTCGGGGCGATCCTGGTGTCGGGCGCGGTGGTCCTGATCGCACTGCAGGCCAACGAAACAGGCTGCTCGAAGCAGGGAGGCAAGGGCAGCGAACTGAGCACTGGCCTCGTGTTCGCCCTGACGGCGGTGGTCTGTGGCCTGAGCGGAGCCTTTCTTGCCCGTCATGTGCTGGTCACCACTGACCTGACCCCACTGCAGACGGCAGCCATCCGTTTGCTGGGGGGATGGATTGGACTTCTCCCTCTCTTGAGAGGGATCCGGGGCAGGGTGGCCATCACACGACGCGAGCAATTCAGGCTCGTGGTGGCCACCGTGATTGGCACCAACGCAGGCATCCTGTTGCAGCAAGTCGTGTTGCAGACCATGCCCGTTGGAGAGGGGGTCACACTGATGGCGACGGCGCCGGTGATGGCACTTTTTGTGGGCCGAATGGAGGGTGACCCGATTCAGCTCTCTGGCGTGGCAGCTGCAGTGCTGGCCTTGGCCGGTGTGGCTTGCACAAGCCTCTGA
- a CDS encoding DUF389 domain-containing protein, with protein sequence MIVAPLMDPILSLAFGLAVSDGTLIRRSAVRISFGVMAVIGTASLISWGLGISHVQSEITGRTSPNLIDLGIAIAAAVAGSFSMTRKQLSNSIAGVAIAVALVPPLCVSGIGLTLGSEMVAVFGRGTVAGLTNQIAEGSFLLFVTNLIGITVTSLVVFLLQPYGSFRTCWRNLLAWLGLLGLLSLPLSSALHDFSVRQEMDAEFGRFKAGQLKRVAIAQNNPRFWSKARLMYSNVSVVDNKARLDLVLNVPEDFLDQALIDFVYQSMLKRAKSFGLDDLYVNISVILNRVYKFDSQGMN encoded by the coding sequence ATGATCGTCGCCCCGCTGATGGACCCCATTCTCAGCTTGGCCTTTGGTTTGGCGGTCAGTGACGGGACATTGATCCGACGTTCTGCCGTCAGGATCAGCTTTGGGGTGATGGCTGTGATCGGAACCGCTTCGCTGATCAGTTGGGGGCTTGGCATCAGCCATGTGCAGTCGGAAATCACCGGACGCACTTCTCCGAACCTGATCGATCTCGGAATTGCCATAGCTGCTGCTGTTGCCGGGTCGTTTTCGATGACCCGCAAACAATTGTCGAACTCCATTGCTGGTGTGGCGATTGCTGTTGCCCTTGTTCCTCCTCTGTGCGTCAGCGGCATTGGCCTCACCCTCGGCTCGGAAATGGTGGCTGTTTTTGGTCGTGGAACGGTGGCAGGCCTGACCAATCAGATCGCGGAGGGCTCGTTTCTGCTCTTTGTGACAAACCTGATCGGCATCACGGTCACCAGCCTTGTGGTGTTTTTGCTGCAGCCGTATGGCTCATTTCGCACGTGTTGGCGCAATCTTCTGGCCTGGCTGGGTTTGCTTGGATTGCTGAGTCTGCCGTTGTCCTCTGCATTGCACGATTTCAGCGTGCGGCAGGAGATGGATGCTGAGTTTGGTCGCTTCAAAGCTGGTCAACTTAAACGCGTTGCGATAGCTCAGAACAACCCGAGATTTTGGTCAAAGGCTCGTTTGATGTATAGCAATGTGAGCGTTGTCGATAACAAGGCAAGACTCGATCTGGTGTTGAATGTGCCCGAAGACTTTTTAGACCAAGCGTTGATAGATTTTGTTTATCAAAGCATGCTCAAACGTGCAAAATCATTTGGATTGGATGATCTGTATGTGAACATTAGTGTAATTCTCAATCGTGTTTATAAATTTGATAGCCAGGGTATGAATTAG
- a CDS encoding SDR family NAD(P)-dependent oxidoreductase: MTTAERRRILITGASSGIGLEAAKILLARGDELTILCRNAERSEQTRAALSESVQTCVADLADLASVAKAIEVLHQEQTSFDALVLNAGLQYAGHRSPRWSRQGIELTFAVNHLAHQFLVEGLRDQAQAIVITASEVHNPSTGGGRVGQPAGLGTLQGIHQGAGAAMVDGISPFNADKAYKDSKLCNLLLAKEIHRQSPGLPVVAWSPGLVIPRTSDGFFRSSRQANPLGQALFGFVARDVLKLTERVEQAGGLLVQLIDEAPNRPGFTYWSNGLLGPGRHQFSPTEPSQDASDGNKATTLWTLSSKLIKASLSTSS; this comes from the coding sequence ATGACGACAGCTGAACGGCGCAGGATCTTGATCACCGGTGCCAGCAGCGGGATCGGTCTTGAGGCGGCAAAGATTCTGCTGGCTCGTGGAGATGAGCTGACCATTCTTTGCCGCAATGCGGAGCGGTCCGAGCAAACCCGAGCGGCATTATCTGAATCCGTTCAGACCTGCGTTGCTGATCTGGCTGACCTTGCGTCCGTGGCCAAGGCGATTGAAGTGCTCCATCAAGAGCAAACATCATTCGATGCTTTGGTGCTGAACGCAGGGTTGCAATATGCCGGACATCGTTCACCCCGTTGGAGTCGACAGGGGATTGAACTCACCTTTGCGGTGAACCATCTGGCCCACCAGTTCCTCGTTGAAGGACTCAGAGATCAAGCCCAAGCCATCGTCATCACCGCCTCTGAGGTGCACAACCCGTCAACTGGAGGTGGACGGGTCGGCCAGCCTGCAGGTCTTGGCACGTTGCAGGGCATTCACCAGGGAGCAGGGGCAGCCATGGTGGACGGCATCAGCCCTTTCAATGCTGATAAGGCCTACAAGGACAGCAAGCTCTGCAATCTGCTGTTGGCCAAGGAGATTCATCGTCAAAGCCCAGGACTACCTGTCGTGGCATGGAGTCCTGGGCTGGTGATTCCTCGGACATCAGACGGTTTTTTCAGGAGTAGTCGCCAAGCCAATCCACTCGGGCAAGCTCTGTTCGGGTTTGTTGCCAGAGATGTTTTGAAGTTGACGGAACGTGTTGAACAGGCCGGAGGTCTTTTGGTTCAGCTCATCGACGAAGCGCCCAACCGGCCTGGATTCACCTACTGGAGCAACGGGTTGCTGGGTCCTGGTCGACATCAATTCAGCCCAACTGAACCGTCCCAAGACGCATCCGACGGCAACAAGGCGACAACGCTCTGGACGTTGTCATCCAAGCTGATCAAAGCATCACTTTCGACATCAAGCTGA
- a CDS encoding SdiA-regulated domain-containing protein, with translation MTSTRLELLSRHRLRDPGLGLNEPSGLTLNRDGSALYTVSDDTKAIFRLDLKGRVSVADSFFIGLDDLEGIAIRREDSELLVVQEATNSVVLVDLKTRREHSRRPLSAMGNYATIAHHFPDPPDNNGLEGITVNTSNDHVFVVKERRPGLLIELDPSLTTILSTRVLQASQGFTHPKLKADKLDFSGLSFDSRNDTLWIASDKGQCLFQYDWTRDAVLQRLDLTINTGNKDKLIRKAEGVAFDPQRKRMYVVSDRDADLYVYKVHDDS, from the coding sequence ATGACTTCGACGCGCCTTGAACTGCTGAGCCGCCATCGGCTTCGTGACCCAGGGCTCGGCCTGAATGAACCCTCCGGGCTGACGTTGAATCGTGATGGATCCGCGCTCTACACCGTCAGTGATGACACCAAGGCGATTTTTCGCCTGGATCTCAAGGGCAGAGTATCGGTGGCCGACTCATTCTTCATCGGTCTCGACGACCTGGAGGGCATTGCCATCCGCCGCGAGGACAGCGAGCTGCTCGTCGTCCAGGAGGCAACCAATTCAGTCGTCTTGGTTGATCTCAAGACACGCCGTGAACACTCTCGACGGCCCCTCTCAGCCATGGGCAACTACGCCACCATTGCGCACCATTTCCCAGACCCTCCTGACAACAACGGATTGGAGGGAATCACCGTGAACACCAGCAACGACCACGTGTTTGTGGTCAAAGAGCGACGTCCGGGTCTGCTCATCGAACTTGATCCCTCTCTGACGACCATCCTTTCAACAAGGGTGCTGCAAGCCAGCCAGGGCTTCACCCACCCAAAACTGAAAGCCGACAAGCTGGATTTTTCTGGACTGAGTTTCGACAGCAGAAACGACACCCTCTGGATTGCAAGCGACAAAGGCCAGTGCCTGTTCCAATACGACTGGACGCGTGATGCTGTTCTCCAGCGCCTTGATCTCACCATCAATACGGGAAACAAGGACAAGCTGATCCGCAAAGCGGAGGGTGTTGCCTTTGATCCACAACGAAAGAGGATGTACGTGGTGAGCGATCGTGATGCCGATCTCTACGTCTACAAAGTCCATGACGACAGCTGA